The DNA sequence GAGGACCTGACTGCCGAGCAGATCAGCCAGTACCAGGGGCATGTGGCCACCGCGTACACGGTCTGCTACCTGTTCGGCCTGATCACCATCGTGCTCTACACCAGCCAGATCATGCCGATGCTGATGCGCGTCAACCTGGCGGACGCCTCGCGCGAGCTGTGGGAGAAGATGCGTGGCGGCCAGGCCGGGCTGGAGTCCGACGAGCGCGAGGCGCTGCCCGGTATGGTCGGCCGCACCTATCTGGTGACGTGGGCGGACGGGCGGACCGTCGGCGCCCTGGAGAGCGCCATGGGCGGCCGGATCACCGTCGAGGGCGTCAAGCGCGGCAGCAGGCTGCTGACGCCGTCCCCCGGTCTGGAGCTGACGCTCAGCGACCTGATCCAGGTGGTCGGGGAGCGGGCGGCCATCATCGAGGCGGGCCGGGAGATCGGCCCGGAGACCCCGGCCGTGCCGGGGCTCGACGCCCCCCTGGCCACCAGTCAGGTCGCGGTCACCGAGAAGGAGACGGTCGGGGCGACCATCGACCGGCTGGAGAAGCGCCATCCGGAGTTCCGCAAGGACGGCGTGTACGTCACCGACGTGCTGCGCAACGACCAGCACCTGCCCGCCAGCGGGGAGACGGTCCTCGCCCGGGGCGACGTGCTGACCCTGGTCGGCGCCCGGGGCGGGCTGAACCGGCTCGTCGCGAAGCTCGGCGCGGTGGTGAAGAACGACGCCACCGACTTCATCTACCTCGGTTTCGGCATCGTGGCGGGCTCCCTGCTCGGCCAGATCGTCGTCAAGCTCGGAGACATCCCGATGTCGCTCGGCACCGGCGGCGGCTGTCTGATCTCCGGCCTGCTCTTCGGCTGGTTCCGGTCCCGCAGCCAGACCTTCGGGGCGTTCCCCCCGCAGGCCGCGAGCACGCTCAAGGACATGGGCCTGGCCGTCTTCATCGCCTGTACGGGGCTGGCGGCGGGACCCCAGGCGTGGCCGCTGCTGAAGGAGTACGGGGCGCTGCTGCCGTTCGCGGGCATCGCCATGGTGCTGGTCCCGGCGACGGTCTCCCTGGTCGTCGGGCGCAAACTGCTGAAGATCGAGAAGCCGCTGCTGATCGGCGCGATCGCCGGGCAGCAGTGCTCGACCCCGGCGATCACCTCCATCACCCAGGTGGCCCAGAGCTCGGTACCTCTTCTCGGCTACACGATCACGTACACGCTCTCCAACTTCCTGCTGCCGCTGACCGGGCCCATCCTCGTCGGCGTCCTGGGGGCGTGACGTGACCGGCTTCCCCAGGCCGGGGAAGGGCGGGCCGCCGGGGCTCCGCCGCCGTGACCGAGCCCGTCCCGAGGCGCGATCCGCCGACGCCGTCCCGCTGACGGGGCGGGGCGCCGTGATCGTCCTGCTGAACCACCGACCTGCTACGGAGTGGACACCACCATGCCCAGGACCAGCTTCGGCCGTGAAGAGATCCGGTCGTTCGCCCAGCTCTCCCCCTTCGAGCTGAAGGACAAGTTCATCCAGATCGCGACGGCCGCGCAGAGCGATCGTCCGGGCCAGAAGGGGAGGTCGACCCGGACGATGCTGAACGCGGGCCGGGGCAACCCGAACTGGGTCGCCACGGGGCCCCGCGAGGCGTACCACGCGCTCGGCTACTTCGCGCTGTCGGAGTCCCGCCGGGTGTGGACGGCCGACAACCTGGGCGGCATGCCGGAGGAGGCGGGGTGTGCGGAGCGCTTCGAGCACTTCGTCCGTACGCACCCGGAGCTGCCGGGCATCGAGCTGCTGAAGGCGTGCGTGGACCTGGCGGTGAAGCGGTTCGGCTTCGACCGGGACGCGTTCGTGCACGAGCTGGCGGACTCCTCGATCGGCGACAACTATCCGGTCCCGGACCGGATCCTGCACCACACCGAGCAGATCGTGCGCGGCTACATCACGGACGAGATGTTCGACCACCGGCCGCCGGAGGGGCAGACGCTGAGCCTGTTCGCGACCGAGGGCGGCACGGCGGCGATGTGTTACGTCTTCGACTCGCTGATGAAGAACGGGATCCTGGAGAAGGGCGACCGGATCGCCCTGATGGTGCCGGTGTTCACCCCGTACCTGGAGATCCCGGAGCTGGACACGTACGGCTTCGACGTGGTGCGGGTGGAGGCGAGCCTGTTCACGGAGACCGGGGTGCGGCAGTGGCGCTACCCGGAGGAGGAGATCGCCAAGCTGGCGGACCCGTCGGTGAAGCTGGTCTGCTGTGTGAACCCGAGCAACCCGCCCTCGCTGGCTCTCTCCACCCGGGTCGCCGAGCAGATCGTGTCCGTCGTCGACGAGCGGAACCCGAACCTGATCATCGTGACCGACGACGTGTACGGGACCTTCGTGGAGGGCTTCCGCTCGCTCGCGGCCGACCTGCCGCGCAACACGCTCCTCGTCTACTCCTACTCCAAGCACTACGGGGCGACCGGCTGGCGGCTCGGGGTGATCGCGCTGCACGACGACAACGTGATCGACGCGATGCTGGCGGAGCAGGACCGGGCGGTGAAGGACCGGTTGAACAGGCGTTACGGGACGCTGTCGCTGCATCCGGAGAAGATCCGGTTCATCGACCGGCTGGTGGCGGACTCCCGGCAGGTGGCGCTGAACCACACGGCGGGCCTGTCGCTGCCGCAGCAGCTGATGATGGCGCTGTTCTCGCTGTTCGACATGCTGGACGAGGGCCAGGCCTACAAGCACCGGATCCGGGCGATCGTCCAGCAGCGCCTCGAACTCCTGCTGGAGGGCGCGCACATGAAGGTCTCGGAGGATCCGAAGCGGGCGGCGTACTACATCGAGCTGGATCTGCTGGCCGAGGCCGAACGCGTGCACGGGAAGCCGTTCGCCGACTTCCTGGAGAGGAACTACGAGCCGGTCGACCCGCTGTTCCGGCTGGCCGAGCAGACCTCGGTGGTGCTGCTCAACGGCGGCGGCTTCGACGGCCCTCAGTGGTCGGTGCGGGTGTCGCTGGCCAACCTGGACGACCTGGACTACCTGAAGATCGGCCACCATCTGCGGGCGATCTTCGACGCGTACGCGCAGGAGTGGCGGGCTCAGGCCGGGTGAAGGTGCGCGCCCCGGCCGGAGGTGGGTGGGGTCCGGCCGGGGCGCGCGGTGGGGGGCATACGTGCGGTTCGGGGCCCGAGGGCGCGTTCGGGCTGCTGGGCGCCGGTTTCCCCGCCGCCACCGGGGCGACCGGTGGCGGTGGGGGCCGGCGTGGGGGGGCTGTACCGCCGACGAGGAGGTACAACGAGCACGCTAGCGGCAACGGAAGGGACAAAGTGGGCTTTACGGACCGCAGTTGATGTTCTTAGGGCGGGCTTAAGGAACCCATGGGCACGGGTTAATGCTGGGCCCCGGGGCCGGTCGTGGTCCGGGACTCCTTGCGCCGCTGCCAGCCGGTCCGGCGGCCGACCCGCCGGCCGTGTCCGCGCCGGCCGCGCTCGGGGCGGCTGCCGTACAGGCCGATCCAGATCCGGACCTCCGTGCCGCCGAGCACGGACCTGCCGATGCGCAGGTCGCCGCCGGTGGACTCGGCGACCCGGCGCACGATGTCGAGGCCGAGGCCGGTGGAGCCGACGGACCCGCTCGCCGCGCCGCGCCCGCTGCCGCCCCGGGCGAGGGCGGCCTTCGGGTCGGCGATGCCCGGGCCGGCGTCGGAGACGAGCACGATGACCGCGTCGCCGCTGTGGTGGACGTCGACGGAGAACGCGGTGCCCTCGGGGGTGTGGCGGAAGACGTTGCCGAGCAACGCGTCCAGAGCGGCTGCCAGTTCGGGCCGGGCCACAGGGATGCGCGCCGTACGGTCGACTCCCGCGAGGCGCACCTCGCGGCCCTCGTCCTCCGCGAGCGCCGACCAGAAGCCCATGCGTTCGCGGATCACCTCGGAGGCGTCGCAGCCCGCCCCCGTCTGCCCGGCCTGGGGCTGCGGGCGCTGCTCGCGGGCGGTGCGGATGATCGTGTCGACCTCGTGCTCCAACTGCTGGACCGCCGCCCGGGTCTGCTCGGCCGCCGGGCCCTCGCCGAGGGAGGCGGCGTTCAGCCGGAGCACGGTGAGGGGGGTGCGCAGCCGGTGCGAGAGGTCGGCGGCCAGCTCGCGCTCGTTGGCCAGGAGCTGGACGACCTGGTCGGCCATGGAGTTGAACGCGACGGCGGCGGACCGCAGTTCGGTGGGCCCGTCCTCGGGGACCCGGGTGCCGAGGCGCCCCTCCCCCAGGTCCTGGGCGGCGCCGGCGAGGCGCTGGGCGGGCCGCACCATCCGTACGCCGAGCCGGTCGGCGACCGCGACCGAGCCCACGATCAGCGCGAGGCCGACGCCCGCCAGCGTCAGCCAGGCGGTGGCGACCCCGTGGGAGACCTCGCCCTCGGGGACGAACACCTCGACGACGGCGATGTCCCCGGTGCCCAGCGCGGTCGGCTGGAGGAGCGCGAAGCCGCCGGTGACTTCGGTGATGGAGGCGCGCCCGGCCTTGCGCACGGTCGCCACGTCCTCGGGGGTGGCGCGCCGGGTGCCGATGTCCAGGGGCCCGCCCTCGGCGGGGACCTGGACGGCGAGACGCCCCCGGTCGCCCGGTTCGGTGGACAGGACCGCCCGGGTCAGCTCCTCGCGGTCGGTGGTGATGGAGAGCGTCGGGGCGATCATCGCGGCCTGGCGTTCGGCGTCGGAGAACGCCCGGTCGCCGGCCATCTCCCGGATGACGAGTCCGAGCGGCACGGCGAAGGCGATGACGACCATGGCGGTGACCGCCAGGCAGACCTTGACCAGGGCCCATCTCATGCGGGCGGCTCCGTGACCGGCGTATCGGCCGGGGCGTCGGCGGGCGGCTGGAGCTTCACGCCGACGCCGCGCAGCGTGTGCAGATAGCGCGGCCGGGCGGCGGTCTCGCCGAGTTTGCGGCGCAGCCAGGAGAGATGGACGTCGATGGTCTGGTCGTCGCCGTAGGACTGCTGCCAGACCTCGGCCAGCAGCTCCTTGCGTGCGACGACCACGCCGGGCCGCCCGGCGAGGAAGGTGAGCAGGTCGAACTCGCGGCGGGTCAGGTCGAGTTCGGCGCCGTCCAGCTCGGCGCTGCGGCGCAGCGGGTCGATGGAGAGCCCGCCGACGCGGATGACCCTGGGCGGCGTCGCCCCGCCACCGGTGGCGCGCGAGCGGCGCAGTACGGCAGCCATCCGGGCGGAGAGGTGCTCGACGGAGAACGGCTTCGTCAAGTAGTCGTCGGCGCCGTCGTTGAGCAGCCGGACGATCTCGCTCTCGTCGTCCCGGGCGGTGGCGATGATCACGGGCACATCGGTGATGGACCGCAGCATCTTCAGCGCCTCGGCACCGTCCAGGTCGGGCAGCCCGAGGTCGAGGATGACCACGTCGAAGCGGAAGTGCGCGACCTCGCGCAGCGCTTCGAGCGCGGTGCCCACGCTCCGTACCGTGTGGGAGGCCTCACTGAGGTGCCGGATGAGGGCGGAACGTACGAACTGGTCGTCCTCGACCACGAGCACACTTGCCATGGGCGGCACCGTACGCCATGCCGGCGGGCCCGGTCCCGGCCTCGTCGGAAACGTCCGCAAAGGCCGGAGAAGGGCGGTAGTTCGAGGTCTCGGGGAAGATCCGGAGCGGGCCGGGACGGGCCGGGTGGCGCGGGGCCGGCCCGGACGGGCCAGGGTCGGCCGGGTGGCGCGGGACCGGCCCGGACGGGCCAGGGTCGGCCGGGTGGTGCGGGACCGGCCCGGACGGGCCAGGGTCGGCCGGGTGGTGCGGGACCGGCCCGGACGGGCCAGGGTCGGCCGGGTGGTGCAGGATGTGCCGATGCAACGAGGACTCGTACACGCGCTGGCGTGGATGCTCGCCACCGGCGCGGCGGTGACGCTCTCGTGGTGGGGTGTGCACACGGTCATGGCGGGGACGGCCTACGACCCGCCCCGGGCCGTGCCGGTCTCGGTGGGCTCGGCCCCTCCCCAGCGCGTCGGAGAGAGCACCGGGGCGCCGCTCGT is a window from the Streptomyces sp. MMBL 11-1 genome containing:
- the aspT gene encoding aspartate-alanine antiporter, whose protein sequence is MGVLRDHPELALFLCLAAGYLVGKLRVGPITLGGICGTLIVSLLLGTRHISVDDDVKTVFFALFIFSLGYMAGPQFFANLNRKSLRFFTLCLIELVCVLGIAYGLAKAFDLDVGTASGILAGAATESAVVGTATEAIGKLEDLTAEQISQYQGHVATAYTVCYLFGLITIVLYTSQIMPMLMRVNLADASRELWEKMRGGQAGLESDEREALPGMVGRTYLVTWADGRTVGALESAMGGRITVEGVKRGSRLLTPSPGLELTLSDLIQVVGERAAIIEAGREIGPETPAVPGLDAPLATSQVAVTEKETVGATIDRLEKRHPEFRKDGVYVTDVLRNDQHLPASGETVLARGDVLTLVGARGGLNRLVAKLGAVVKNDATDFIYLGFGIVAGSLLGQIVVKLGDIPMSLGTGGGCLISGLLFGWFRSRSQTFGAFPPQAASTLKDMGLAVFIACTGLAAGPQAWPLLKEYGALLPFAGIAMVLVPATVSLVVGRKLLKIEKPLLIGAIAGQQCSTPAITSITQVAQSSVPLLGYTITYTLSNFLLPLTGPILVGVLGA
- a CDS encoding bifunctional aspartate transaminase/aspartate 4-decarboxylase, producing MPRTSFGREEIRSFAQLSPFELKDKFIQIATAAQSDRPGQKGRSTRTMLNAGRGNPNWVATGPREAYHALGYFALSESRRVWTADNLGGMPEEAGCAERFEHFVRTHPELPGIELLKACVDLAVKRFGFDRDAFVHELADSSIGDNYPVPDRILHHTEQIVRGYITDEMFDHRPPEGQTLSLFATEGGTAAMCYVFDSLMKNGILEKGDRIALMVPVFTPYLEIPELDTYGFDVVRVEASLFTETGVRQWRYPEEEIAKLADPSVKLVCCVNPSNPPSLALSTRVAEQIVSVVDERNPNLIIVTDDVYGTFVEGFRSLAADLPRNTLLVYSYSKHYGATGWRLGVIALHDDNVIDAMLAEQDRAVKDRLNRRYGTLSLHPEKIRFIDRLVADSRQVALNHTAGLSLPQQLMMALFSLFDMLDEGQAYKHRIRAIVQQRLELLLEGAHMKVSEDPKRAAYYIELDLLAEAERVHGKPFADFLERNYEPVDPLFRLAEQTSVVLLNGGGFDGPQWSVRVSLANLDDLDYLKIGHHLRAIFDAYAQEWRAQAG
- a CDS encoding sensor histidine kinase, which gives rise to MRWALVKVCLAVTAMVVIAFAVPLGLVIREMAGDRAFSDAERQAAMIAPTLSITTDREELTRAVLSTEPGDRGRLAVQVPAEGGPLDIGTRRATPEDVATVRKAGRASITEVTGGFALLQPTALGTGDIAVVEVFVPEGEVSHGVATAWLTLAGVGLALIVGSVAVADRLGVRMVRPAQRLAGAAQDLGEGRLGTRVPEDGPTELRSAAVAFNSMADQVVQLLANERELAADLSHRLRTPLTVLRLNAASLGEGPAAEQTRAAVQQLEHEVDTIIRTAREQRPQPQAGQTGAGCDASEVIRERMGFWSALAEDEGREVRLAGVDRTARIPVARPELAAALDALLGNVFRHTPEGTAFSVDVHHSGDAVIVLVSDAGPGIADPKAALARGGSGRGAASGSVGSTGLGLDIVRRVAESTGGDLRIGRSVLGGTEVRIWIGLYGSRPERGRRGHGRRVGRRTGWQRRKESRTTTGPGAQH
- a CDS encoding response regulator transcription factor, which translates into the protein MASVLVVEDDQFVRSALIRHLSEASHTVRSVGTALEALREVAHFRFDVVILDLGLPDLDGAEALKMLRSITDVPVIIATARDDESEIVRLLNDGADDYLTKPFSVEHLSARMAAVLRRSRATGGGATPPRVIRVGGLSIDPLRRSAELDGAELDLTRREFDLLTFLAGRPGVVVARKELLAEVWQQSYGDDQTIDVHLSWLRRKLGETAARPRYLHTLRGVGVKLQPPADAPADTPVTEPPA